The following proteins are co-located in the Trichomycterus rosablanca isolate fTriRos1 chromosome 14, fTriRos1.hap1, whole genome shotgun sequence genome:
- the kdm4c gene encoding lysine-specific demethylase 4C, whose amino-acid sequence MAGVGANASTNPACKIMTFRPTMEEFRDFNQYLVYMESQGAHRAGLAKVIPPNGWKPRRCYDDIDDLIIQAPIQQMVAGQSGLFTQYNIQKKPLAVQEFRRLANSDQYCTPRYLNYEDLERKYWRNLTFVPPIYGADVSGTLYDEDVEEWNIGHLNSILDVIEEDCGVSIQGVNTPYLYFGMWKTSFTWHTEDMDLYSINYLHFGEPKFWYAIPPEHGKRLERLATGFFPNSFKSCEAFLRHKMTLISPSVLKKYGIPFDKITQEAGEFMITFPYSYHAGFNHGFNCAESTNFASLRWIDYGKVATQCMCSRDMVKISMDPFVRHFQPDRYQAWTQGKDTCPLDHTLATPLTTPELQTWLQRRQKKGQKSNKRVRQPCTRSKRLKTVQQPVAVENETTRQGNQGNQDEKEAQLKKDDKLHNAVQIPGPAGLCQQACFVKVTRVERDLLARSSKSQRDSSEEPSDDCQPIKQSQSETADCQDNVLSDVPSKKALETNRSLMSTENAANESTSSNLLTKPHRGSDDADDTASPDRISESTARPTVTKLDEESPAVTVEKSGAPSSDMPLLTPECAEQDGPSNTLHQMCEMPFLTLAVQSSNKTPLDDSNTSAEPSTLLKKRPPPNETNTKPLYSDLSSYSDTKNDMPDLLMMPSSSCSDATPYQASPSTTAPHVMCAEPHRHQVESPDPTGPPDTCVNFTNLERAVYHSGTKLSEAPDRPCRSQVADQCDASVGRGEDSTGESGEEDSTSEGEYGSMESADDSNYRLHSVKRRTAKSRRHPLRKPTARAVPSAVKQQDNSDDEHMEEGSADGEQQEDDLWARSLVHLWHNRKFHFPSEREYNSTAAKTAPHCAVCTLFMPYYQPEERADESRPDVPVSVGKVAARSRPLIPEICFAYREGSCPPSTSLEEDGSSPLVSCRSCCVQVHASCYGIGADEVSQEWMCDRCSCGDLTAECCLCNLRGGALKRTADNRWAHVMCAVCLPEVKFLNIVKRSPVDVGAVPAQRYRLKCIYCHKRMKKWAGACIQCSCGRCPTSFHVTCAHAAGVTMEPDDWPYVVFVICHRHQSRSSSAKSKASGTELALGQTVIAKHKNLRYYSCRVTQATTQTFYEVMFDDGSFSNDTFPEDIVSRDCAQLGPPEVGEAVQVKWPDGLFYGAKYLGSNTSYMYQVEFEDGSQVLAKREDIYTLDEDLPKKVKGRLSTASSMRFEDAFFTTQGERKRHRTPNSRFQNDYVANLSPRTCSKSN is encoded by the exons ATGGCGGGCGTTGGGGCGAATGCCTCGACTAACCCTGCATGTAAAATCATGACCTTTCGACCCACTATGGAGGAGTTTCGGGACTTTAACCAGTATCTGGTGTACATGGAGTCGCAGGGAGCGCATCGTGCCGGACTGGCCAAG GTGATCCCGCCAAATGGCTGGAAGCCGAGGCGATGCTACGATGACATCGACGACCTCATCATTCAGGCGCCCATTCAGCAGATGGTGGCCGGCCAGTCGGGGCTCTTCACGCAGTACAACATCCAGAAGAAGCCGCTCGCAGTGCAGGAGTTTCGCCGACTGGCTAACAGCGATCa ATACTGTACACCACGCTACCTGAACTATGAAGACCTGGAGAGAAAGTACTGGAGGAATCTGACCTTCGTGCCACCCATATACGGCGCAGACGTGAGTGGAACGCTGTACGATGAG GACGTAGAGGAGTGGAATATCGGGCACCTGAACTCCATCCTGGACGTAATCGAAGAGGACTGTGGGGTCTCCATCCAGGGTGTCAACACGCCATACTTGTACTTCGGCATGTGGAAGACGAGCTTCACCTGGCACACAGAGGACATGGACCTCTACAGCATCAACTACCTGCATTTTGGAGAACCCAAGTTCTG GTACGCTATTCCCCCGGAGCATGGAAAGAGACTGGAGCGACTAGCCACAG GCTTTTTTCCTAACAGCTTCAAGAGTTGTGAAGCTTTTCTCAGACACAAGATGACCCTCATATCTCCCTCTGTGCTGAAGAAATACGGCATCCCATTCGATAAG ATTACACAGGAAGCTGGGGAGTTCATGATCACGTTCCCGTACAGCTACCACGCCGGCTTTAACCATGGCTTCAACTGCGCTGAATCCACCAACTTTGCCAGCCTGCGCTGGATCGACTACGGCAAAGTGGCCACTCAG TGCATGTGCAGTAGGGACATGGTCAAGATCTCCATGGACCCATTCGTTAGACATTTCCAGCCAGATCGGTACCAGGCATGGACGCAGGGCAAAGACACCTGCCCGCTGGACCATACGCTGGCTACACCCCTCACCACACCCGAGCTCCAAACGTGGCTCCAGAGACGCCAGAAAAAAGGCCAGAAATCCAACAAGAG AGTCCGCCAGCCTTGCACGCGCTCCAAGCGGCTGAAGACGGTGCAGCAGCCGGTTGCTGTGGAGAACGAGACTACGAGGCAGGGAAACCAGGGAAACCAGGATGAGAAAGAAGCTCAGCTGAAAAAAGACGACAAACTCCACAATGCAGTGCAAATCCCAG GCCCCGCCGGTCTTTGTCAGCAGGCGTGTTTTGTCAAGGTAACGCGCGTTGAGCGCGATTTATTGGCCCGCTCATCTAAATCCCAGAGAGACTCGTCCGAAGAACCATCCGATGATTGTCAACCCATTAAACAGTCCCAGTCTGAGACTGCAGACTGTCAGGACAACGTGCTCTCTGATGTTCCTTCGAAAAAGGCCTTAGAAACCAACCGGTCCCTTATGTCCACAGAGAACGCCGCTAATGAATCGACATCTTCCAATCTGCTCACCAAACCCCACCGAGGTTCTGATGATGCTGACGACACGGCAAGTCCAGATCGGATCAGCGAGTCGACCGCACGTCCTACAGTAACGAAGCTCGATGAGGAAAGTCCTGCAGTCACTGTTGAAAAGTCTGGAGCCCCTTCGTCCGACATGCCTCTCTTGACCCCGGAGTGTGCGGAGCAGGACGGACCAAGCAACACTTTGCATCAGATGTGTgaaatgcccttcctgaccctAGCTGTTCAGTCCAGCAATAAAACACCTCTGGATGATTCAAATACTTCTGCAGAACCATCGACCCTCCTAAAGAAACGTCCACCGCCTAACGAAACCAACACAAAGCCACTTTATTCTGATTTAAGTAGTTATTCAGACACTAAAAATGATATGCCGGATTTATTAATGATGCCCAGCAGCAGCTGTAGCGATGCAACTCCATATCAAGCCTCACCCAGTACAACAGCGCCTCACGTCATGTGTGCGGAGCCTCACCGCCACCAGGTCGAATCTCCTGATCCTACAGGCCCTCCGGACACGTGCGTGAACTTCACTAACCTGGAGCGTGCGGTGTACCATTCAGGCACGAAGCTTTCGGAAGCTCCAGACAGGCCGTGCAGGTCGCAGGTCGCAGACCAGTGCGATGCGTCGGTCGGGAGAGGGGAGGACAGTACCGGCGAGTCCGGTGAGGAGGACAGCACGAGCGAGGGCGAGTATGGAAGCATGGAGTCGGCTGACGACAGCAAT TACCGTCTACACTCGGTGAAGAGAAGGACAGCCAAGAGTCGGCGTCACCCCTTGAGGAAGCCAACAGCGAGGGCGGTGCCCAGTGCGGTCAAGCAGCAGGACAACAGCGATGACG AACACATGGAAGAGGGATCTGCAGACGGAGAGCAGCAGGAAGATGACCTCTGGGCCAGGTCTCTGGTTCATCTCTGGCACAACAGAAAGTTCCACTTTCCCTCCGAGAGAGAATACAACAGCACAGCGGCTAAAACCGCCCCACATTGTGCTGTCTGCACCCTCTTCATGCCTTATTATCAG CCTGAGGAGAGAGCGGACGAAAGCCGACCTGATGTGCCAGTGAGTGTGGGGAAGGTGGCAGCGAGGTCGAGACCCCTCATCCCTGAAATCTGCTTTGCATATCGTGAGGGCTCGTGTCCCCCCAGCACATCTCTAGAAGAGGATGGATCCAGTCCTCTTGTGTCCTGCAGAAGCTGCTGCGTTCAGGTTCATGCCA GTTGCTACGGCATTGGTGCTGATGAGGTCAGTCAGGAGTGGATGTGTGACCGCTGTTCCTGTGGAGATCTTACAGCT gaGTGCTGTTTGTGTAACCTAAGAGGTGGTGCATTAAAAAGAACCGCAGATAACAG aTGGGCCCATGTGATGTGTGCCGTGTGTCTTCCTGAAGTGAAATTTCTCAATATAGTGAAGAGAAGTCCAGTCGACGTCGGTGCTGTTCCTGCACAAAGATACAGACtg AAATGTATATATTGTCATAAGCGGATGAAGAAGTGGGCAGGTGCGTGTATTCAGTGCTCCTGTGGTCGTTGTCCCACCTCCTTCCACGTCACGTGCGCTCATGCCGCTGGAGTCACCATGGAGCCGGACGACTGGCCGTACGTGGTGTTCGTCATCTGTCACAGACACCAGTCGCGGAGCTCCAGCGCT AAATCGAAGGCGAGTGGAACCGAGCTAGCGCTGGGACAAACGGTGATCGCCAAACACAAGAACCTGCGCTACTACAGCTGCCGTGTGACCCAGGCCACCACGCAGACCTTCTACGAAGTCATGTTCGACGACGGCTCCTTCAGTAACGACACCTTCCCCGAGGACATtgtg AGCCGAGACTGCGCCCAGCTTGGACCTCCTGAGGTCGGCGAGGCCGTGCAGGTGAAATGGCCGGACGGACTCTTCTATGGAGCTAAATATCTGGGTTCCAACACCTCGTACATGTATCAG gtgGAGTTTGAGGATGGCTCTCAGGTGCTTGCTAAGAGAGAGGACATTTATACCCTGGATGAGGACCTGCCCAAGAAGGTTAAAGGTCGCCTT tccacagcctcCAGCATGCGTTTCGAGGACGCCTTCTTCACCACGCAGGGCGAGCGCAAGCGCCATCGCACCCCCAACTCTCGATTCCAAAACGACTACGTGGCGAACCTGAGCCCTCGGACCTGCAGCAAAAGCAACTGA